The window GCAGCGGCGGTGGCCCGGGACGCGGGTGTACGGCATCTCGTGCTCACGCACTTCAGCCAGCGGTACGACGATCCCGAGGAGTTCGAGCGGCAGGCACGGGCCGCCGGCTTCGAGGGGGAGCTGACGGTGGCGCACGATCTGCTGCGGGTGCCGGTACCGAAGCGCAGATGAAACGGCCGTACGATGCCTTGATGCCCATCCCGAAAGCCGAACTGCACCTGCACATCGAAGGCACCCTGGAGCCCGAGCTGGCCTTTGCGCTTGCCGCTCGCAACGGTGTTCCGCTGCCCTACGCGGACACCGACGCACTGCGCGAGGCCTATCAGTTCTCGGATCTGCAGTCGTTCCTGAACCTGTACTACGAGCTCATGGCCGTGCTGCGGACCGAGGACGACTTCGCGGACCTCGCCGACGCGTATCTCGCGCGGGCCGCCGCGCAGGGGGTGCGGCACGCTGAGATCTTCTTCGATCCGCAGGCGCACATCTCCCGGGGCGTCGGGATCGGGACCGTGGTCGAGGGGCTCGGGCGGGCGCTCGACCGGAGCGAGGCCGTGCACGGGATCTCCACCCAGCTGATCATGTGCTTCCTGCGGGACGAGTCCGCCGAGTCCGCGATGGAGACCCTCCAGGCCGCGAAGCCGTACCTCGGCCGGATCGTCGGTGTCGGGCTCGACTCCGCGGAGGTCGGGCATCCGCCCGTGAAGTTCCGTGAGGTGTACGAGGCCGCTGCCGCGCTCGGGCTGCGGCGGGTCGCCCACGCGGGGGAGGAGGGGCCGCCCTCCTACATCACCGAGGCGCTCGACGTGCTCGGGGTCGAGCGGATCGATCACGGACTGCGGTGTGTGGAGGATCCTGAGCTGGTGGCGCGGCTGGTGCGGGATCAGGTGCCGTTGACGTTGTGTCCGCTGTCCAATGTCCGGCTGCGGACCGTCGACGTCCTGGAGGAGCATCCGTTGCCCGCGATGCTCGACGCGGGGCTGCTGTGCACGGTCAACTCCGATGATCCCGCGTACTTCGGTGGATACGTCGAGGACAACTTCCTTGCCGTCCGCGAGGCGCTGGGCCTCTCTCCCGACCGGCTGCGCGACCTGGCTCGCAACTCCTTCCTCGCGTCGTTCCTCGACGATGACGAGGAGCGACGGGCCAGGTACCTCGCGGAGGTGGAGACGTACGAGTTCCCGTGACGGGAGCTTTTCCTCGCCCCCGCCGCCCCTGCCCATTCCCGTCCCCTGGGGCTCCGCCCCAGACCCCGTTCGGAGCGATTTCGGGTGCGGGTCGGTGGGGGCTTGTCGCGCAGTTCCCCGCGCCCCTGAAAGGGGCGCGGGGAACTGCGCAGTCTTTTGGGGGTTCGGGGGCGGAGCCCCTGAGTCAGGGACGGGAATGGGCAGGGGCGGCGGGGGCGAAAACCGTTCCGGCACGGCGTGACACTCCGCGGGCGGTGGAGTGGTTGGTGCACACTGGCCTGAATCCGCACCACCTCATGGGAGCGCACCGTGACCGCGTCCAACGGAGAGGGACCGCACAGCCGGACCGCCCAGGTCGACCCCCTCGCAGGGCTGCGCGCCCACGACGACCCGCCCTGGGACGTCTACCTCACCGGCACAGTCTTCCTCGACATCATCTTCACCGGACTCGACTCCGCCCCGGTCCGCGGCACCGAGTCCTGGGCGCGCGGGATGGGGTCCAGCCCTGGCGGGGTCGCCAACATGGCCACCGCGCTCGCCCGGCTCGGCCTGAAGACGTCCCTCGCCGCCGCCTTCGGCGACGACCACTACGGCGAGTACTGCTGGGACGCCCTGGAGCAGGGCGAACGCATCGACCTCTCCACGTCACGCACGGTACCGGGCTGGCACTCCCCGGTGACCGTCTCTATGGCGTACGAGGGCGAGCGGACGATGGTCAGCCACGGACACGAGCCGCCCCCGGAGGAGCCCGCCCCGGACTGCCCGCCCCGCGCACGCGCGGCCGTCGCGTCGCTCACGCCGGGCATCCGCGCCCCTTGGATCGCCGGGGCGGCGGGCAAGGGGACGAGGATCTTCGCCGACGTCGGCTGGGACGACACGGGCCGCTGGGACCTTGCCGGGCTCCCGGACCTGGCGCACTGCGAGGCGTTCCTGCCGAACGCCCAGGAGGCCATGCGGTACACGGGCGCCTCGTGTCCGCGCGCGGCCGCCCACGCGCTCACCGAGCACGTGCCGCTCGCCGTCGTCACTCTCGGTGCCGAGGGCGCGTACGCCGTGGACGGACGGACCGGCGAGACCGCCGAGGTTCCGGCCATCGAGGTCGAGGCCATGGATCCCACCGGCGCGGGGGACGTGTTCGTGGCCGGGTTCGTCATGGGCACCCTGGCCGGATGGCCGCTGGCCGACCGGCTCGCCTTCGCGGGCCTCACCGCCGCCCTGTCGGTCCAGGAGTTCGGGGGGTCCCTGTCCGCCCCCGGCT is drawn from Streptomyces liliifuscus and contains these coding sequences:
- a CDS encoding carbohydrate kinase family protein is translated as MTASNGEGPHSRTAQVDPLAGLRAHDDPPWDVYLTGTVFLDIIFTGLDSAPVRGTESWARGMGSSPGGVANMATALARLGLKTSLAAAFGDDHYGEYCWDALEQGERIDLSTSRTVPGWHSPVTVSMAYEGERTMVSHGHEPPPEEPAPDCPPRARAAVASLTPGIRAPWIAGAAGKGTRIFADVGWDDTGRWDLAGLPDLAHCEAFLPNAQEAMRYTGASCPRAAAHALTEHVPLAVVTLGAEGAYAVDGRTGETAEVPAIEVEAMDPTGAGDVFVAGFVMGTLAGWPLADRLAFAGLTAALSVQEFGGSLSAPGWSEIAGWWRRVQSYDHQDPAALGRYAFLEPLLPEPSRAWPLRRAVPTIGFGRSA
- a CDS encoding adenosine deaminase, coding for MPIPKAELHLHIEGTLEPELAFALAARNGVPLPYADTDALREAYQFSDLQSFLNLYYELMAVLRTEDDFADLADAYLARAAAQGVRHAEIFFDPQAHISRGVGIGTVVEGLGRALDRSEAVHGISTQLIMCFLRDESAESAMETLQAAKPYLGRIVGVGLDSAEVGHPPVKFREVYEAAAALGLRRVAHAGEEGPPSYITEALDVLGVERIDHGLRCVEDPELVARLVRDQVPLTLCPLSNVRLRTVDVLEEHPLPAMLDAGLLCTVNSDDPAYFGGYVEDNFLAVREALGLSPDRLRDLARNSFLASFLDDDEERRARYLAEVETYEFP